TGATTACAAGCGTTTAACTTTTCACACATAACTACTCTCCCCCCCTTTTTTGCATAAGTCTACCATATAATAACGTTTATTGAACCTTTAGTCAGGGAAAAGCAAAAACAATTACAACCTGAATGTTAGGAGTATTTGGTATGAAAATAAACATAAAAGCATTTGTATTCGACGTCTATGGAACACTGTTTGATGTTCATTCTGTGGTGGCAAAGTGTAACCAGCTTTTCCCCGGTAAAGGTGACCAAATTAGTCGCACTTGGCGTAAAAAGCAGCTTGAATACGCTAATTTGCGGGAAATTATGGGAAATTATGAAACGTTTTTCTCGATCACTAAGGATGCGCTCCGCTATGCAGTTACAAATCATGATGAGGAACTGAATGCTACTTCTGAAGATACATTATTAAAAGCATACTTTCAACTTACGGTTTATGATGAAATCGAGGGTGTACTGCAAAAACTAAAAAACAAACAACTGGCGGTCTTTTCAAATGGATCGCTTGACATGCTTGATCCATTAATTGAGCAATCAAATCTGCAAAATAGGTTCCATCATGTTATTAGTGTTGATGAGGTAAAAACCTTTAAACCCTCCCCCCGTTCCTATGATTATGCTGCAAAAAAATTAGGTGTTAAGCCAGAAGAAGTTTTATTTATGTCTTCGAATGGCTGGGATATTTGCGGTGCTAAGAATTATGGGTTTCACACCGCATGGATCAACCGCCAACATTTGCCGATGGAGGGGCTGAATCTGTATCCTGACAAGGTATACAGCAATTTAACAGGCATTTTGGAATGGAATAATTAACTTTGTTTACTTGAACGAAAAAAAGGTGGCGGTGTTACTAAACACTGCCACCTTTTAAATAGTTTTAACTTAAGCTACTTTTTATTGTCTGCATATACGGCCATTGCATCGCGCATAAATTCGGCTAACCCCGCACCATATTTATCGATATTTTTGGTGAAACGTTCATCATCCACATACATTTGACCAAGTCCCTTGAAGACATCAAGGGAATAATCCCCCATTTTATTTAAATAAACAAACCATTCTTCTATAGCTGCCTGTGCCTCTGCCGATTCAGGTGATTGATTACGCAGCTTTGCCAGCTTATTATAAATCGCATCAAATTCTTTACCAAGCAATTTTTGTTCATCCTTTGACATATTATTGATTCTGGCATTCGACTCATCGATTGCTTTGTCACCCCACCGTTCACGAGCCTCTTGTTCATAAGGGTTATTGCTGAAATCAAAACCGGCAAACTTTTCTTTTTCACTCATAACTAGTTCTCTTTTCGAATCTTGAATAGTTTTATCAATCATCGTGATCATGGCATCCATTCTCTTTCGCTTTTCTAGAAGCATATTTCGCTGCACCTCTAGTGCTTCGTTCCGATTAAAGCCGGGACTTTCCATGATTTCCTTGATTTTTTTCAAAGGGAAGCCAAGTTCTTTAAAAAAAAATATTTGTTGTAAGGTGGATAGATTACGTTGTGAATATAATCGATAACCCGATTCAGTTGTATCCTCAGGAGTTAATAAACCTATTTCATCATAATGATGCAGTGTGCGCACACTAATTCCAACTAAATCAGCAACCTCTTTGACTTTCAAAGTAGTAACCTCCCTTCAATAATTACTATATAGTATCACGTAACGTTAGAGTCAACAGTAATAAAAAAAGTTCAACATGGGTTTGACGGTCGCAGTGTCCATTGCTTATGACGGCAGCTTCTGGGCTGTGTGGCTAGGAAAATTTTTGTTTATACTATCTGATCTTTAAATAAAATATGATTCCCACTCTAGACGAACCACCATATAGTATATGGAGGACGTACACAGAGGAGGGAGATTAAAGTGAATAACAAACGGTCAAATAATAAAGAAAGACAGTTCAACATTTCTGATTTTCTAACTGATTTTTTTGGAGGGCAGCAGGGTTTTCCTCCAGGCAGTGGTGGACAGCCTGGCCCCCCATTCCCTGGAGGCGGGCCATCACCTGGAGGGGGCCAGCCGGTTGGCGCACCAACTTCCCCGCCCCCTTCCTTCACACCCACTCAACCGCAATTTCAAACTTTTGCTGTTGACCCTGGTGCAATCCAGGGGTGTCTTTACCGTTTTACGTATATATGGTTGTATCGGGAATCCTTTTGGTTTTTTCCAGTATTTGTTGGTAGACGCTCCATCTCAGGATTTAGGTGGACCGGTTATCGATGGGTATACTACGGGGTTGATTTAAACAGAGTTCAATCCTTTCAGTGTTATTAAGTAAAGCATAGAGCGTCCGATAGCGACGTATGAACTGTGCCCACGCAGGTGACGGAAGTCGAATAATCGCTGGACGGTGGGGCTAGACAGACTTTTGTTTCTTATCTATAAAATGAGGGAGATGTATATGAATCATCTAACTTTACTGTATTTAGCATGTATTTTGGCAGGGTTTGCGTTGGCTAATATTCCAACATCATCATTTATTACCGCAGGATTGGCTAGCTTTTTCCAAATAATTGGTTCCATAGCCATTATTGTATTTGGCCTGGTCCTGTTATATTTAGGAGTCAGAGCCCTGCTAGGGAAATAGGTAAAAGGAAAGCACAGCCCTGTATGCTGTGCTTTCTTTTTACCTATTGGTTTTTAATTTCATCAACAATGGTTTCCACTTCATTCCGTGAGATTTTTTCCCGGCCGCTTTTTAATGCTTTAAGTGTACGTTTTGCTAACGCCAAAGGAATTCTGCAGAATAGAAGGATGTTTCGCGTTTTGATGTCTTTTATATATTCGTCCGCCAAATTTAAGTTCTGTCGGCTATACACAAATAAATCGTCACGGCTCCAGTCATTCGGAATAAAACTTACGCCACGCTCCTGGTCCTCTTCCTGATTGCGCAGGATATTGACAGTTTGAAGGCCCCTTCCGTACGCAATAGCCAGGTTCCGGTCAGTCTTTGTTCCATCATACCATTCCCATATATCAGAAAGCATAACACCGACTAAACCAGCCACGTAATATGTATAATCATCCAAATCTTCCTTACTTTCTATGCGCCAGTCCTGTTCGACCCATTTGGCCATTCCTGCTGCCATTTCACTTGTTGAATCAGTTATTTTTTTCGTGATTCCATCTGGGCAGAAAGTAATCCAGTCACCAAGTCGTAACGATACTTCGGGAAGCTTATCTTTATACGGAGTAACCAGATCTTGATATGCATGATTGTCAAATTCATTTTTTAAAAGATCACTAGTCGATTGCAGTAAATACTGTTTCGTTTTTGCGTCGAGCGATTCATGGTCTTCTATTTCATCAATTGCCCGCATACACAAATACGCAGAAGCAACTGTCTCTTTTAATGTTGGCTTTAAAAGAGTAATTGGCACGTAAAATGTTCTGCTTGTAAGCTTTAATATGTGCATCGCATCTTTTTGCAATTTTGTTCCATTTCTCAACTTGTTATCCTCCTTCGTAAACTACGAGGTACAGTTAAGTATAACAAATTATGCAATAAATTTACACAAATTATATTTTTGCTGATAAAGCGAGACCAAGTTTCAGCACGCCGCCGAAACTTGGTAAAATTTTTAATATTATTCTTTCGGTTGCGGTTTTATATGTTTTCTATCCCATACAATCCCTTGCTCCAATGCCATCTCTTTGGCTATCCTCGGTGCTAACCACAATGGGGGCAGTAACAGTATCGATACTGGAACCGCTGTGATAACAATCGAATTTTGAATGGAGGCAATGCTGTTCTCACCTATTGTAAGAATCACTACCGTCGTTAGTCCAAAGATAACCGCCCAGAAAACCCGAAGCCATCGCTGTGGATGGTCATTGCCGCTCAATGTTGCCGCGACTGTGTAAGACATAGTATCCGCTGTCGTTGCAACAAATGCGACTGATACTAGAAGAAATGCTACCGCCATAATCACTCCAAATGGAAGCTGATCAGTAATTGCCATCACTGCAGCGGGCATTCCCGCCTCGCTTAAAGCAGTTGAAACAGAGCCTGGATTCTTTGTTTCGAAAAATACACCTGTTCCACCTACAATCGAGAACCAGAAATTACTAACTAAAGGTGCTACGATCGATACAGCAATAATCAAATCTTTAATAGTTCGCCCGCGGGAAATTCGGGATATAAAAATAATCAGCATTGGAGCATAGCCAATAAACCATCCCCAGAAGAAGACGAGCCATGACCCAAGCCATTCCTTATCTCCCCGATATAAACTCATCGTAAAAAAGTGCTGTAAACGGAAACCCGTGCCGCTCACAAATGCATCAATAATAAACAAGGTGGGGCCTACGACAAGCAGAATAACCCCTAAGACAATCGTCATGCCAATATTGATGCGACTTAGCATCAAAATACCTTTGTCCACTCCTGTTGCAGCGGATACTGCAGCAATTCCCACTAAGACGATGACTACAATAATACTGACTGTTACAGTATTTGGAACATCAAACAGATAATTAAGACCATACGATATTTGTAATCCAATGAATCCTAATGGCCCAAGTGTTCCAGCAACAGTAGCGATAATAGAGACAATATCAGCCACGGAACCAAGAATACTCTTTTTATATATTTTCTCACCAAAAATGGGATACAGGATTGCTCTGGGACGCAAAGGATACCCTTTACCATAATGAACATACATGACAACAATCGTAGCAAGGGTTCCCAAAATTGCCCATGCCAAGAATCCCCAGTGCATAAATGATTGAGCGAAGGCTGCCGGGATATTACCTGATCCACCACCGAATAATGGCGGAGTATCCATGTAATGGTACAATGGTCCAGCTGCTGCCCAGAATATACCGCCACTTGCAAGTAATGTACAAAGTATCATAGCGACCCATTTATAATAACTATATTTGGGTTCTGCCTGGTTACCAAGCCGGACCTTTCCGTATTTCGAAAAGGCCAAAAACAAGCCAATGATAAAGTTCCCAAGTAATAACAGCTGCCAATATGCACCAAATAAATCAGCGGATATACCAAATAACTTTGTAATCGCATCATCAACCATCGTACTATTGAAGAACGATAGTACAATAAATAATATTAAAACACCTCCACTTACAAGAAATACTGTAAAGTCCAATTTAACCTTTTTGTTGTCTAGCACGTTTTTCCTCCTAATTGGTTAGGAACAAGTGTCTAAACTATCGCTTTAAGTTTTGTATAGTTATCATAAACTCTGACTAAAAAAGCTTGTCAGCTTGCCCGTTTGATTCACATAAGTTTTTATTATAGTGATGATCATCTATATCGTCAACTTTGATCAGAATGAAAAGTTGTGATTATTTATTAATTGTTATTGGTATGTACCGAATAAAAAAAACTATCCACTCTATTCAATTTAAAGGAGTTGGATAGCTTTTTTATCATGAATTATTTAATGATGTTTTCTGAAACAATATGTTTAGATAATGCTTGTTGCATTGTACTGTAAGTCTTTACTTCCGAAAAGTTAATTCCTAATGTTACCATGGTTTGCGCAACCTCCGGACGAATGCCGGCAAGAACAGCCTTTACCCCGACCAACTCCAATGATTGTATAATCTTAAAGATATAATGTGCTACCATCGTGTCCACAACAGCAACACCTGAGAGATCAATAAATAAATGGGATAATTCCTGTTTGGCGGATTCACGCATCGCTGTATCTAATAAAACATCAGCACGAATTGTATCAATACCACCAATTATTGGTAAAACGGCAAATCCATCAAGGATTGGTACTACAGGGGCTGATAGGGTTAGAAACTTTTCCTGTGCTTCACCCAAAATTTCTTTGTACGATTTAACATAGGCCGTACTGTAAGCATATACGGCTTGGTCCAATAACGGGTCGAATTGTCGGGTTATTTCAAAAACAGCCTCGATTGACAAGTTATTTGTTTTTACGATTTCTTCTACCTTCCGCCACATTATCTGTCGCACACTTGAGATGCTTTTTAGTGATTCGTCTAAATCAACACCATATGCAATCGCTTGTTCTCCGGTCATCCGGCCCCAATTTGTAATTCGATTTAGCACACTTTCATTATCATGTGAAAATGAATCAGCAATAATTTGAACAATGTCCGCACGAATCTCAAGTGCCTGTTCTGAATCATTATCCTGATTATCGGCAAGTTCACGGGCAATATCATACTTCTGTTCATTAAGTTTAGTTCCAACCAACTTTATTTCATTTACAAGCGATTCCCTATTCACCGACATCTCGACGCCACCTTAATGTTTATCTTAATACCAATATTATACTATGACTTGATAACGCCTGTCACTACTGCCAATGGCTGTTAGGTTACAAAAAGTTGATTTTGATTTATACTATAGATTAGATATAGTTTACTATTATCGGAAGGCGGAATTTACATGACAGATCAAAACCATAATAGCGAATTACCTCCAAAAACATGTTCTATTGAAAAGCTTGTTACGGTTCCGCAAGATGTTGAAAAGGTTATAAATGGCCAAAAGACAGCCACTCGCCGAAACGGCAGGTATGCCGATGTTGGAGAAATTATGGAACTCGAAAACCATCAGTTTGTTGTGGAAAAAGTATATGTCCAAACACTTGGGGAAATAACCGATAAAGATGCAAATAAAGAAGGATATCCAAATCTGGAAGCATATAAAAACTCCATTCTTTCTAAACACCCCGGGATGCCGTGGGCAAAAGATATGGAAGTGTGGGTACACGAATTCGGCCCAGTGAAATAATATGATGAAACAAACAAAAAACGGGCAAAGACTTTTAGCAGTCTCACCCGTTTTTTCACATTATCTTTTTTAAGCCTTCTCTAATACTGTCAGCTGTTATTTTTGAATGAGAAGTATGCCAGACTACCTCTTTATTTGATACCAGAAAAATTTGTGGTGATTCATGTTTTACATTTGCCATTGTTTCTATCTGATTTGACACATTCCTGTCCTCAATAACCTTTACCAAAAAACAATCAACATCCGCCTCGGAGCTTTCTATAAAAGTCTGGTATTGGCTAATCGCTCCTGCACTAATTGGACATGTTGTACTATGCTTGAACAGGATGATTGGCTTTTTTGATGAGCCTTGCCACATTTGTTCCAATTCCTCTGTTGTTTGTAGTTCTTTTAATTCAGCCATAATTGTTTCCTCCCTCGTAGAAAAATATTTAAAACTCTTCAACACTTGGGGTGTGTACTTTTTACCATGTAGAACTCTGAGCATTGTTATCAATTGGAAACAGTTGTCTATACCCCAACAACCTCACTCCGCCGCTCCATCTGTACAACGTCCCGCCATACACCATTCATCATACCAATGCGTTCTTGGGTTCCCAATACACGGAATCCATACTTTTTATGTAATGCGATGCTAGCTTTATTTTCTGGAAAAATTCCGGATTTTAATGTCCAAAATCCATTAAGTTCGCTTTCTTCAATGATAGCGTGTAAAAGTTTACTGCCTACACCCCCTCCAGCACGATTGATTCGTAAATAAATGCTTACCTCAGCAACACCAGTATAAGCCTCACGCGAAGAGGTTGGGCTTAACGCAGCCCAACCTATCACCTGATCGTCAACCCGAGCAACTAATCGGCATGATGTAATATGTTCATGATCCCACTTTGCCCACGTAGGTGTCTCCTTTTCAAATGTGGCATTTCCCGTATCTATTCCTTCTTGAAAAATTGCCAGTACTTGTTCTGAGTCTTTGTTTTGCATGCTGTCTATTCTCCTAACAAAATTGGTATTCCAACTGCTCCTGCTATAATTACTAGAATTATAATCCATGATATCGGGTGTGCCCAGTTATTTGTCCAACCAACACCAAACCGTTTTTCCAAAAAAATCGAGGGGTCATTTTTATTAAAATAAAACATACCAAGTTTCCAGTAACGATCGTCATCACGGTCAATTACTTGGCCATTCATACTACTGCTAATTTTCACCCGGCTGCCGCCCTGACCGGTCGTAATCGAGAGAATGATAGCTCCAACGGTTACACCAATTCCAAGTACAAGTGGTGCGGTGACTAGCAGCTGTTGGTTAATTTTAAATATAAAAGAAAGCTGTGTTAACAAA
This Virgibacillus phasianinus DNA region includes the following protein-coding sequences:
- a CDS encoding haloacid dehalogenase type II, coding for MKINIKAFVFDVYGTLFDVHSVVAKCNQLFPGKGDQISRTWRKKQLEYANLREIMGNYETFFSITKDALRYAVTNHDEELNATSEDTLLKAYFQLTVYDEIEGVLQKLKNKQLAVFSNGSLDMLDPLIEQSNLQNRFHHVISVDEVKTFKPSPRSYDYAAKKLGVKPEEVLFMSSNGWDICGAKNYGFHTAWINRQHLPMEGLNLYPDKVYSNLTGILEWNN
- a CDS encoding MerR family transcriptional regulator, with protein sequence MKVKEVADLVGISVRTLHHYDEIGLLTPEDTTESGYRLYSQRNLSTLQQIFFFKELGFPLKKIKEIMESPGFNRNEALEVQRNMLLEKRKRMDAMITMIDKTIQDSKRELVMSEKEKFAGFDFSNNPYEQEARERWGDKAIDESNARINNMSKDEQKLLGKEFDAIYNKLAKLRNQSPESAEAQAAIEEWFVYLNKMGDYSLDVFKGLGQMYVDDERFTKNIDKYGAGLAEFMRDAMAVYADNKK
- a CDS encoding squalene/phytoene synthase family protein, giving the protein MRNGTKLQKDAMHILKLTSRTFYVPITLLKPTLKETVASAYLCMRAIDEIEDHESLDAKTKQYLLQSTSDLLKNEFDNHAYQDLVTPYKDKLPEVSLRLGDWITFCPDGITKKITDSTSEMAAGMAKWVEQDWRIESKEDLDDYTYYVAGLVGVMLSDIWEWYDGTKTDRNLAIAYGRGLQTVNILRNQEEDQERGVSFIPNDWSRDDLFVYSRQNLNLADEYIKDIKTRNILLFCRIPLALAKRTLKALKSGREKISRNEVETIVDEIKNQ
- a CDS encoding BCCT family transporter, yielding MLDNKKVKLDFTVFLVSGGVLILFIVLSFFNSTMVDDAITKLFGISADLFGAYWQLLLLGNFIIGLFLAFSKYGKVRLGNQAEPKYSYYKWVAMILCTLLASGGIFWAAAGPLYHYMDTPPLFGGGSGNIPAAFAQSFMHWGFLAWAILGTLATIVVMYVHYGKGYPLRPRAILYPIFGEKIYKKSILGSVADIVSIIATVAGTLGPLGFIGLQISYGLNYLFDVPNTVTVSIIVVIVLVGIAAVSAATGVDKGILMLSRINIGMTIVLGVILLVVGPTLFIIDAFVSGTGFRLQHFFTMSLYRGDKEWLGSWLVFFWGWFIGYAPMLIIFISRISRGRTIKDLIIAVSIVAPLVSNFWFSIVGGTGVFFETKNPGSVSTALSEAGMPAAVMAITDQLPFGVIMAVAFLLVSVAFVATTADTMSYTVAATLSGNDHPQRWLRVFWAVIFGLTTVVILTIGENSIASIQNSIVITAVPVSILLLPPLWLAPRIAKEMALEQGIVWDRKHIKPQPKE
- a CDS encoding STAS domain-containing protein; this translates as MSVNRESLVNEIKLVGTKLNEQKYDIARELADNQDNDSEQALEIRADIVQIIADSFSHDNESVLNRITNWGRMTGEQAIAYGVDLDESLKSISSVRQIMWRKVEEIVKTNNLSIEAVFEITRQFDPLLDQAVYAYSTAYVKSYKEILGEAQEKFLTLSAPVVPILDGFAVLPIIGGIDTIRADVLLDTAMRESAKQELSHLFIDLSGVAVVDTMVAHYIFKIIQSLELVGVKAVLAGIRPEVAQTMVTLGINFSEVKTYSTMQQALSKHIVSENIIK
- a CDS encoding ASCH domain-containing protein, with the translated sequence MTDQNHNSELPPKTCSIEKLVTVPQDVEKVINGQKTATRRNGRYADVGEIMELENHQFVVEKVYVQTLGEITDKDANKEGYPNLEAYKNSILSKHPGMPWAKDMEVWVHEFGPVK
- the ytxJ gene encoding bacillithiol system redox-active protein YtxJ, yielding MAELKELQTTEELEQMWQGSSKKPIILFKHSTTCPISAGAISQYQTFIESSEADVDCFLVKVIEDRNVSNQIETMANVKHESPQIFLVSNKEVVWHTSHSKITADSIREGLKKIM
- a CDS encoding GNAT family N-acetyltransferase, with product MQNKDSEQVLAIFQEGIDTGNATFEKETPTWAKWDHEHITSCRLVARVDDQVIGWAALSPTSSREAYTGVAEVSIYLRINRAGGGVGSKLLHAIIEESELNGFWTLKSGIFPENKASIALHKKYGFRVLGTQERIGMMNGVWRDVVQMERRSEVVGV